A region of Clostridium acetobutylicum ATCC 824 DNA encodes the following proteins:
- a CDS encoding Tim44 domain-containing protein, whose protein sequence is MKKFNNFIRKTLIIALMVLLISGQKVAVLARAGGGSSGGSHGGSFHGGSFHGSSLGGRGSGFIGPIVIGINAGFMGLIFVVGVIIPNKIMRKKKNESISAINDLSIDDNNWNYDEIKKDVEEAFYNIQKAWMERNQELAREYMSKKLYDKHKAETESMIIKKEKNILDNVQLLEFYPVAVEDYEGTDKDSFWLYIKAKAIDYTINEEDNKVIEGYQSVSVEFEEYWKFIREEKSWVADEIKQTKDVVDLSFFKIHIDNKQDYSIE, encoded by the coding sequence ATGAAGAAATTTAATAATTTTATAAGAAAGACATTGATTATAGCACTCATGGTTCTATTAATAAGCGGACAAAAAGTAGCTGTATTAGCAAGGGCAGGAGGTGGAAGCTCAGGTGGTAGCCATGGCGGTTCATTTCACGGAGGTTCATTTCATGGAAGTTCACTAGGTGGGAGAGGTTCAGGTTTTATTGGTCCAATTGTAATTGGAATAAATGCAGGTTTTATGGGTCTTATTTTTGTAGTAGGAGTAATAATTCCAAATAAAATTATGCGTAAAAAAAAGAATGAAAGTATTTCAGCAATAAACGATTTATCTATAGACGATAATAATTGGAATTATGATGAAATAAAAAAGGATGTAGAAGAAGCATTTTATAATATTCAAAAGGCTTGGATGGAGAGAAATCAAGAATTAGCTAGAGAATATATGAGTAAGAAACTGTACGATAAACATAAAGCTGAAACTGAAAGTATGATTATTAAAAAAGAAAAAAATATTTTAGATAATGTACAATTGTTAGAATTTTATCCAGTAGCAGTTGAAGATTACGAAGGTACGGATAAAGATAGCTTTTGGTTATATATAAAAGCTAAGGCCATAGATTATACAATAAATGAGGAAGACAATAAGGTAATAGAAGGATATCAATCCGTTAGTGTTGAATTTGAAGAGTATTGGAAGTTTATAAGAGAAGAAAAAAGCTGGGTGGCAGATGAGATAAAGCAAACAAAAGATGTTGTGGACTTGAGCTTTTTTAAAATACATATAGATAATAAACAAGATTATTCTATAGAGTAA
- a CDS encoding RNA ligase family protein, giving the protein MERIYKYPRTPHLEGSRFQQGDEDLEGIKFENIKNRFCVLEEKVDGANCGISFDTNGKMYLQSRGHFLNGGYGEKQFDLFKTWANCFKCRLWSILGDRYVMYGEWLYAKHTVFYDKLSHYFMEFDIFDKKEEKFLSTKRRKEMLKDYGFIKSVLVLKEGIITSKKEITTLLGKSNFKSHNWRENLEIRCSELTLSYEIAKKQTDLSDLMEGIYIKLEDEDYVLSRMKYVRASFLNTIMDSETHWISRPIIPNRLKVGINIFDGEV; this is encoded by the coding sequence ATGGAACGGATTTACAAATATCCAAGGACACCACATCTTGAAGGATCAAGATTTCAGCAGGGTGATGAGGATTTAGAAGGTATAAAATTTGAAAATATTAAAAATAGATTTTGTGTACTTGAAGAGAAGGTAGATGGAGCAAACTGCGGTATAAGTTTTGATACAAACGGAAAAATGTATTTACAGAGTAGAGGACATTTTTTAAATGGTGGATATGGTGAAAAACAATTTGATTTATTTAAAACTTGGGCAAACTGTTTCAAGTGTAGGCTTTGGAGTATTTTGGGTGATAGGTATGTAATGTATGGGGAATGGCTATATGCAAAGCATACTGTATTTTATGATAAATTAAGCCATTACTTTATGGAATTTGATATATTCGATAAAAAAGAAGAAAAATTTTTAAGTACTAAAAGAAGAAAAGAAATGCTTAAGGATTATGGTTTTATAAAATCAGTGCTTGTTTTAAAGGAAGGAATAATAACTTCAAAAAAGGAAATTACAACACTATTAGGAAAATCAAATTTTAAGTCACATAATTGGAGAGAAAATTTAGAAATTAGATGCAGTGAATTAACTTTATCCTATGAAATTGCAAAAAAACAGACGGATTTAAGTGATTTAATGGAAGGAATATATATAAAATTAGAGGATGAAGATTATGTACTCAGCAGAATGAAATATGTGAGGGCCTCATTTTTAAATACAATTATGGATTCTGAAACTCATTGGATAAGTAGACCTATTATTCCCAATAGATTAAAAGTAGGAATAAACATTTTTGATGGTGAGGTATAG
- a CDS encoding NAD(P)H-dependent oxidoreductase — MKNICFINGSPRSKKANSTLYLNLIDKSLDSKNYTKYYIDTTSSIKGDLESTFKTLLDADYIILAFPLYVYSMPSLLVRFLEDYYIYLKNKDTISQKTNLYAVVNCGFPDAKMNVEALKIVFNCCKKLNINFRFGIGIGAGEFVNFSKNNPLLNKLSSCVYKSINKITYDIENQVSIEINNIFVNPKIPRRLFFIFGHIFWKKWAKRNGIKISALFDKPYSD; from the coding sequence ATGAAAAATATATGCTTTATAAATGGAAGTCCAAGATCAAAAAAAGCCAATTCAACTCTTTATTTAAATTTAATAGACAAGTCATTAGACTCTAAAAATTACACTAAATATTATATAGACACAACTTCTAGTATAAAAGGAGATTTAGAGTCTACTTTTAAAACACTTCTAGATGCGGATTACATTATACTAGCCTTTCCACTATATGTCTATTCTATGCCAAGTCTTCTAGTAAGATTTTTAGAAGACTATTATATCTACTTAAAAAATAAGGATACTATAAGTCAAAAGACTAACCTATATGCTGTAGTAAACTGTGGTTTCCCCGATGCAAAAATGAATGTAGAAGCACTAAAAATAGTTTTCAACTGCTGCAAAAAATTAAATATAAATTTTAGATTTGGCATTGGTATTGGTGCAGGGGAATTTGTTAATTTTTCTAAAAACAACCCTCTTTTAAATAAACTAAGCAGCTGTGTTTATAAATCTATAAATAAAATCACTTATGATATTGAAAATCAAGTCTCAATTGAAATTAATAATATTTTTGTAAATCCCAAAATACCTAGAAGACTATTTTTTATTTTCGGACATATATTTTGGAAAAAATGGGCAAAACGAAACGGTATTAAAATAAGTGCTTTATTTGATAAGCCCTACTCAGATTAA
- a CDS encoding NAD(P)H-dependent oxidoreductase: protein MKILLICDKDKRTIPSEVLKKDLLEFFSYKNFETKVIEAGRNSFKHCIGCFSCWIKTPGKCVLKDSMSEVNKSYINSDIVIYLTPIIFGQYSANIKTIIDRAQPYCLPFFKVINGVIKHPLRYEKNPKEIIVAYGDDVTKEEKSTFQDLIDNHGRNYRDVFYSLKIEDNKKILDDLKKII, encoded by the coding sequence ATGAAAATATTACTTATCTGTGATAAGGATAAGAGAACAATTCCTAGCGAAGTATTAAAAAAAGATTTACTTGAGTTTTTTTCTTACAAAAATTTTGAAACAAAAGTTATTGAAGCTGGGAGAAACAGTTTTAAGCACTGTATAGGCTGCTTTAGCTGTTGGATAAAAACACCAGGCAAATGTGTTCTTAAGGATTCAATGTCTGAAGTAAATAAAAGTTACATAAATAGCGATATAGTTATTTATTTAACTCCCATAATTTTTGGTCAATACAGTGCAAATATTAAAACCATTATAGACAGAGCTCAACCCTATTGTTTACCTTTCTTCAAAGTTATTAATGGAGTAATTAAGCATCCTCTAAGATATGAAAAAAACCCAAAAGAAATAATTGTAGCTTATGGTGATGATGTAACAAAAGAAGAAAAAAGCACTTTTCAAGATTTAATTGATAATCACGGACGTAATTATAGAGATGTCTTTTACTCTCTTAAAATAGAGGACAACAAAAAAATACTTGATGATTTGAAAAAAATTATATAA
- a CDS encoding DUF1858 domain-containing protein, protein MKISKDMTIGEVVRNHPECVEVLFNFGLGCVGCPSAQAETIEEACSVHGMDVNELVEALNKEAK, encoded by the coding sequence ATGAAAATTTCAAAAGATATGACTATAGGAGAAGTTGTTAGAAATCATCCAGAGTGTGTAGAGGTGTTATTTAATTTTGGATTAGGATGCGTAGGATGTCCGTCAGCACAAGCAGAAACAATAGAAGAGGCATGCAGCGTTCATGGAATGGATGTTAATGAATTAGTTGAGGCCTTAAATAAGGAGGCTAAATAG
- a CDS encoding AAA family ATPase has product MDMEGILKEKNYNFKEIVKEFSIIERLKKVKQNPEYHGEGSVYKHTELVCREILKLEEWKTLNDREKVVLYTSALFHDIGKLVTTREENGKIISPRHALKGAKMFRYLAYTRYEIENSIREESAALIRYHGLPLYFLERENMDYDIIKAAEITNMKLLYLLAKCDLLGRFCKDKEIMLDNIGYFKTYSKELGCFYGRKKFKNEYTRFLYFKEKKIHPEAEMFDNRGFGVVAMMGLPLAGKDTYIKENFKNINVISLDDIREELNISSKRNSGKVAAIAISRAKQLLRRKESFIWNATNLRRENRQKLIRLCTAYGAKLKFIYLEVPYRELLSRNKMRSRYVPVEVINKMIRKMDMLEGEEICR; this is encoded by the coding sequence ATGGATATGGAAGGAATTTTAAAAGAAAAAAACTACAACTTTAAAGAAATAGTAAAAGAATTTAGCATAATAGAAAGACTAAAAAAAGTAAAGCAAAACCCAGAATATCATGGGGAAGGAAGCGTGTACAAGCATACTGAGTTAGTTTGCAGAGAGATTTTAAAGCTTGAGGAATGGAAAACTCTAAATGATAGGGAAAAAGTCGTTTTATATACTTCAGCATTATTTCATGACATAGGAAAGCTAGTTACAACAAGAGAAGAAAATGGTAAGATAATTTCTCCAAGACATGCTTTAAAGGGTGCAAAGATGTTTAGATACTTGGCGTATACAAGGTATGAAATAGAAAATAGTATAAGGGAAGAGTCAGCGGCTTTAATAAGGTATCATGGACTTCCTTTGTACTTTCTTGAAAGAGAGAATATGGATTACGATATTATAAAGGCAGCTGAAATTACTAATATGAAGCTGTTGTATTTATTAGCTAAGTGTGATTTACTTGGACGTTTTTGTAAAGATAAAGAAATTATGCTTGATAACATAGGGTATTTTAAGACATATTCAAAAGAGCTAGGCTGTTTTTATGGACGAAAGAAGTTCAAAAATGAATATACACGGTTTTTATATTTTAAAGAAAAAAAGATTCATCCTGAAGCAGAGATGTTTGATAACAGAGGTTTCGGGGTTGTAGCAATGATGGGGTTGCCGCTAGCTGGAAAAGATACTTATATAAAAGAAAATTTTAAAAATATCAATGTAATATCTTTAGATGACATTAGAGAAGAGCTTAATATTTCATCTAAAAGAAATTCAGGAAAAGTTGCAGCAATTGCGATTTCTAGGGCAAAACAGCTTCTAAGAAGAAAAGAAAGTTTTATTTGGAACGCAACGAATTTAAGAAGAGAGAACAGACAAAAGTTAATAAGACTATGTACAGCTTATGGGGCGAAATTAAAGTTTATTTATTTAGAAGTTCCTTATAGGGAATTACTCTCGAGAAACAAAATGAGAAGCAGGTATGTTCCAGTTGAAGTTATAAATAAGATGATAAGAAAAATGGATATGCTTGAAGGAGAAGAAATTTGTAGATGA
- a CDS encoding enhanced serine sensitivity protein SseB, translated as MLEETRKDQIGVVFLLRKETSLNKLRALEIQEIIFLICSARFFKSKQTIASNIFKEKIEIFMKVLLEKIRNANELFIMYDENTDYPYIDSKDRVWIFSKQEYAVVVKNYFVKQSIRLKVKRVNKQCILDNFNNLHRLGIKKIIVDNGQYKVEIDRKDILPPPHIGNTMLINIPIENPKLQYSMIKFFQNLYSKDEYEGKQEFIHDLERKMLDEIVSAKYLVPVKVGTAAPIISREQVKTILNKKDTEFASIVDKDDTTWLPAFTDWEEFEKVYHKNMWRGYITSYDGLMKLCVKMHGVVVNCSGVSLRIDENNRKMLEIYERGKVLTEEKKEEKKEIVKKNHDSKDTEITLCEPKEYPDEMIEAVKQYMENRKSINKAYIRLMTKNQDKSYLIVVDYNEKDDKVFDEIAEVAVPYLRGMHLDMVQMDAWAKDALIDVKPFYKKKLFGIF; from the coding sequence ATGCTTGAGGAAACAAGGAAAGACCAAATAGGTGTAGTATTCTTATTAAGAAAAGAAACATCATTAAATAAATTAAGAGCGTTAGAAATTCAAGAAATTATTTTTTTAATTTGTTCTGCAAGATTTTTTAAATCAAAACAAACAATTGCGAGTAATATTTTTAAAGAAAAAATTGAGATTTTTATGAAGGTTTTATTAGAAAAAATAAGAAATGCTAATGAATTATTTATTATGTATGATGAAAATACTGATTACCCATATATAGATTCTAAGGATAGAGTATGGATATTTTCAAAACAAGAATATGCAGTTGTTGTTAAGAATTATTTTGTGAAACAATCGATACGTCTTAAAGTAAAGAGAGTAAACAAACAATGTATTCTGGATAACTTTAATAATTTACATAGGCTTGGAATAAAAAAAATAATAGTAGATAATGGTCAATATAAAGTTGAGATAGACAGAAAGGATATATTACCTCCCCCTCATATTGGTAATACGATGTTGATAAATATTCCGATAGAAAATCCTAAGTTGCAGTACAGTATGATAAAGTTTTTTCAAAATCTGTATTCTAAAGATGAGTATGAAGGAAAGCAGGAATTTATCCATGACTTGGAGAGAAAAATGTTGGATGAGATAGTAAGTGCTAAGTATTTAGTTCCAGTAAAAGTTGGAACAGCAGCTCCCATAATCTCAAGAGAGCAAGTAAAGACTATATTAAACAAAAAAGATACTGAGTTTGCAAGCATAGTAGATAAGGATGATACAACTTGGCTTCCGGCTTTTACTGATTGGGAGGAGTTTGAAAAGGTATATCATAAAAATATGTGGAGGGGATATATAACTTCCTACGATGGTTTAATGAAATTATGTGTTAAAATGCATGGTGTGGTTGTAAATTGTAGTGGAGTTTCACTACGAATAGATGAAAACAATAGAAAAATGTTAGAGATATATGAAAGAGGTAAGGTCTTAACAGAAGAAAAGAAAGAAGAGAAAAAAGAAATAGTTAAGAAAAATCATGATTCAAAGGATACAGAAATCACACTTTGTGAGCCTAAAGAGTATCCAGACGAAATGATAGAGGCTGTTAAGCAGTATATGGAAAACAGGAAATCCATCAATAAAGCATATATAAGACTTATGACAAAGAATCAGGATAAAAGCTACCTTATAGTTGTGGACTATAATGAAAAGGATGATAAGGTATTTGATGAAATTGCAGAGGTTGCAGTTCCTTATTTAAGAGGTATGCATTTAGACATGGTTCAAATGGATGCTTGGGCCAAAGATGCACTTATAGATGTTAAACCATTTTATAAAAAAAAGCTGTTTGGAATATTTTAA